Proteins encoded within one genomic window of Oceaniferula marina:
- a CDS encoding NAD(P)H-hydrate dehydratase, with the protein MGSLTCQGMRDLEEQAFRRGICAESLMDLAGRGIAEALIRRYPKVGYAVACIGSGNNGGDALVALKYLARAGWQVGVRCLHEPSQVGALPRKKWRELGALGALAEGEGGCQSGQPFLILDGLLGLGAKGPLRTPLDELAAWMNHMRRCRGAVVVAMDLPSGVDGDTGEAQEGAVVADVTLTVGVAKRGLLSEAAENHVGVMESVPLDDLPVPEDLSPCLIDRSALSDCLPRRPHRFHKGDAGRVGIVAGSVGMLGAAVLCARGALRSGAGLVTVFVYEEVYPLLAPMMPPEVMVQPVKSLQAIRGCDLDAMVMGPGMGSSNQQENRRWLALLRQLEMPMVLDADALNRLAQVSLVKYLRACHVLTPHPGEMARLFPEGAHWDREKKVKAFVERYPGTTLLLKGAHSVIARDDQALHINGSGHAGMASGGQGDVLAGVIGGLMAQNVPPFEAARLGAWLCGRAAELALSHGHQSVHSVLPSDVLDCLGLAFRDLP; encoded by the coding sequence ATGGGTAGTCTTACTTGTCAGGGGATGCGAGATCTTGAAGAACAGGCGTTTCGTCGGGGGATTTGTGCGGAATCGTTGATGGACTTGGCCGGAAGGGGGATCGCGGAAGCCTTGATAAGGCGTTACCCCAAGGTGGGCTACGCGGTCGCCTGTATTGGATCGGGCAACAACGGGGGAGATGCCTTGGTTGCTCTGAAATATCTCGCCCGGGCTGGTTGGCAGGTTGGGGTTCGTTGTTTGCACGAACCATCTCAAGTGGGAGCCCTGCCTCGGAAGAAGTGGAGGGAGTTGGGTGCGTTGGGTGCGTTGGCTGAGGGGGAGGGCGGTTGCCAATCTGGCCAGCCGTTCTTGATTTTGGATGGTCTGCTCGGTCTCGGGGCCAAAGGTCCCTTAAGGACTCCCTTGGATGAATTGGCGGCCTGGATGAATCACATGCGCCGTTGTCGAGGCGCGGTGGTGGTGGCCATGGATTTGCCGTCAGGAGTTGATGGCGATACCGGAGAAGCCCAGGAAGGTGCGGTGGTGGCAGATGTGACCTTGACCGTAGGCGTAGCCAAACGGGGGCTGCTCTCTGAAGCTGCGGAGAACCATGTTGGTGTGATGGAGTCTGTGCCTCTCGATGATTTGCCTGTGCCCGAAGATCTGTCTCCATGTTTGATTGATCGAAGTGCGTTGAGTGATTGTTTACCGCGTCGCCCACATCGGTTTCACAAAGGTGACGCGGGTAGGGTCGGGATCGTTGCCGGATCCGTTGGCATGCTCGGAGCTGCAGTGTTATGTGCCCGTGGAGCATTGCGGTCGGGTGCCGGACTGGTGACAGTTTTTGTGTATGAGGAGGTGTATCCGCTACTGGCCCCGATGATGCCTCCGGAAGTGATGGTTCAGCCGGTCAAGAGTTTGCAAGCGATACGGGGCTGTGATCTGGATGCCATGGTGATGGGGCCTGGGATGGGGTCGTCCAACCAGCAGGAAAACCGGCGCTGGTTGGCCTTGTTGCGTCAGCTGGAAATGCCGATGGTGTTGGATGCGGATGCCCTGAATCGTTTGGCCCAGGTGTCCTTGGTGAAGTACCTCAGAGCTTGTCATGTCCTGACACCCCACCCAGGGGAAATGGCCCGTCTGTTTCCCGAGGGTGCGCATTGGGATCGGGAAAAGAAGGTGAAGGCATTTGTCGAGCGTTATCCGGGAACCACCTTGTTGCTTAAAGGGGCTCATTCCGTGATTGCGCGGGACGATCAGGCATTGCATATCAATGGGAGTGGACACGCCGGAATGGCGTCTGGGGGTCAGGGGGATGTGCTGGCCGGTGTGATCGGTGGGTTGATGGCTCAGAATGTGCCTCCTTTTGAGGCTGCCCGATTGGGGGCCTGGCTGTGTGGTCGAGCCGCAGAATTGGCGCTGAGCCATGGACATCAATCCGTTCATTCTGTGCTGCCGAGTGATGTTCTCGATTGCCTGGGCTTGGCATTTCGCGACTTGCCTTGA
- a CDS encoding PEP-CTERM sorting domain-containing protein (PEP-CTERM proteins occur, often in large numbers, in the proteomes of bacteria that also encode an exosortase, a predicted intramembrane cysteine proteinase. The presence of a PEP-CTERM domain at a protein's C-terminus predicts cleavage within the sorting domain, followed by covalent anchoring to some some component of the (usually Gram-negative) cell surface. Many PEP-CTERM proteins exhibit an unusual sequence composition that includes large numbers of potential glycosylation sites. Expression of one such protein has been shown restore the ability of a bacterium to form floc, a type of biofilm.) yields the protein MTYASLTALAITAQAQAVTVNIDFGATGQVAPNPTSGTTSEFGQVWNAVEGVNGANTPAGTTTLSGPLVDSTGAATIVTLDMAWTNATGLDFSRFWDLHPADRDGDYVAIRGDSGGVFNTFTLKGLEENAKYNLTVWANNPGGTDFRVNGGSTVNVIGSTNSSAVNDSTAYTFHGVTANESGAIAMDWGHIDAPATANTWAGFTSMSITAVPEPTSAALLGLGGLSLILHRRK from the coding sequence ATGACATACGCATCCCTGACAGCGCTGGCCATTACCGCACAAGCCCAGGCCGTCACCGTAAATATTGACTTCGGAGCAACGGGGCAGGTAGCCCCCAACCCCACCAGCGGAACAACCAGTGAATTTGGCCAGGTGTGGAATGCTGTCGAAGGGGTAAACGGTGCCAATACTCCTGCAGGGACCACAACCTTATCCGGCCCCCTCGTTGATTCAACAGGAGCAGCAACAATCGTAACATTGGACATGGCGTGGACCAATGCCACCGGCCTTGACTTTTCCCGTTTCTGGGACCTCCACCCAGCAGATCGCGACGGTGACTACGTCGCCATCAGGGGAGACAGCGGCGGCGTATTCAACACGTTTACCCTCAAAGGGCTGGAGGAAAACGCCAAATATAACCTCACCGTATGGGCAAACAATCCTGGCGGAACCGACTTCCGGGTCAACGGAGGCTCCACCGTCAATGTAATCGGATCGACAAATAGCTCAGCGGTCAACGACTCCACGGCCTACACCTTTCATGGCGTAACCGCAAACGAATCCGGTGCAATCGCCATGGATTGGGGACACATCGATGCACCTGCAACCGCAAACACATGGGCTGGATTTACATCAATGTCGATTACCGCGGTGCCTGAGCCAACTTCTGCAGCTCTGCTTGGGCTGGGAGGCCTGAGCTTGATTCTGCACCGCCGCAAGTAG
- a CDS encoding PEP-CTERM sorting domain-containing protein (PEP-CTERM proteins occur, often in large numbers, in the proteomes of bacteria that also encode an exosortase, a predicted intramembrane cysteine proteinase. The presence of a PEP-CTERM domain at a protein's C-terminus predicts cleavage within the sorting domain, followed by covalent anchoring to some some component of the (usually Gram-negative) cell surface. Many PEP-CTERM proteins exhibit an unusual sequence composition that includes large numbers of potential glycosylation sites. Expression of one such protein has been shown restore the ability of a bacterium to form floc, a type of biofilm.): MKKYTIIAITAAMPVLTSPLASAALLSLDDLSNASFESNTGVPNDWDNSFSDGRGALVETPGVNSVLTTASDGSNYLRFWNANEYVAQRLRGVTDTSGGAVVDLTAADISGQTFRVSFDIGRVEPNLTDGSLTVGLQYNDGAWRNFTVVQGSASQTRDSWVRYSYDITVDRLTTSSGVANFFVQKDGANSRHVAIDNISIVAIPEPTSAALLGLGGLSLILRRRM; encoded by the coding sequence ATGAAAAAGTATACAATTATAGCAATAACAGCGGCCATGCCCGTTTTAACATCACCCTTGGCATCAGCGGCTTTGCTGAGTCTGGATGATTTGAGTAACGCATCGTTTGAGTCCAATACCGGTGTTCCGAATGATTGGGACAATTCATTTTCTGATGGGAGGGGAGCGCTTGTGGAGACCCCTGGCGTTAATTCTGTCCTTACGACAGCCTCAGACGGCAGCAACTACCTGCGGTTCTGGAATGCCAATGAGTATGTAGCCCAGCGACTGCGGGGAGTTACCGACACTAGTGGTGGTGCGGTGGTTGATCTTACGGCTGCCGACATCTCCGGGCAGACGTTCAGGGTCAGTTTTGACATAGGACGGGTTGAGCCTAATCTCACGGATGGTTCCTTGACCGTTGGCTTGCAATATAACGATGGTGCCTGGCGTAATTTCACGGTGGTTCAAGGCTCGGCCAGCCAGACCAGGGATTCCTGGGTTCGTTATTCCTACGACATCACGGTTGACCGTCTTACCACATCTAGTGGTGTTGCGAACTTCTTTGTGCAGAAAGACGGAGCTAACAGCCGGCATGTAGCGATTGATAACATCAGCATTGTTGCCATCCCTGAGCCTACTTCCGCTGCTTTGCTTGGACTGGGAGGTCTGAGCTTGATCCTGCGCCGCCGCATGTAA
- a CDS encoding carbohydrate-binding protein has product MTTIASTLLLSMFVVAPWAMASEIHVSPTGDDSNQGGAEAMLRTISEASQRAQPGDVITVHGGVYRERIAPPRGGTSADERIVYRAAPGEEVVIKGSEPVSGWTHVSDDTWSVTLPNHFFGELNPFNNVIIGDWFTNKNRTHHTGAVYLNGHWLTETTSRQNVLQPAGSSPLWFAEVEGGGYLMNLNWFQPYAGEQPGVEVDAFSFDHDLGIVGAPASEGGDCLGFVEDGDWARYEQIDFGVNADSIRFRISSAQAGCIEIRLDSRDGQVLGTCQVPATGGFTKWQTLTAAITPTSGLQKVCLVFRSENWETATTTIWAQFPGVNPNKETVEVNSRQTVFYPKETGINYITVQGFILEQAATPWAPPSAEQIALIGPNWSKGWIIKDNTIRYSTCAGLSIGKYGDRWDNRCTQSGNYAQNFVGYISRCIDSGWSKDTIGGHLIENNHIYHCEQVGIVGCMGGVFCTIRGNLIHDIYQRRLFAGAEMACIKLHGSIDSVIANNHIFGGNFGLWLDWMTQGTRVTKNILRQNDTDLFLEVNHGPALIDHNFFLSPKSVYDRSEAMAYTHNVIAGTFRFQPDTNRQTPYFLPHSTSLEAYVNIPGGDDRFYNNIFIGPSASLSPYNVTAKPVSMGGNVFLNGAVASSIEDNPLIQADVNPNVQITAQDDGYYITMAVDLAWVTQRNRALITSELLGQGALTKQRFDQFDGSNYRLDTDFPGKPRDTANPSPGAFAISESGKVKIKVSSLLAPEDAPKPPTLPPGHPQTLFHEDFDDGSPEPHFYEGDGYGSPSTSFTDSFTITSQESSRIYLGSYKTNFHEQSFVFEASVSIPNTTSPWSATFFGMGTPQALSSYYGEPITGSHALLVLRNDANRIESRKNSTSANQINSVGNLAGNTHRLRMIWDKNSHDATFEIDLLHDGSIDESFTLNFEDDGFNDSHTQLILGGGNGLIFDNITVTQFKLPFKISGISHNGSSIQLDLDGLDTDKTYILTRSSDLQDGFPVTIGPPFTPDQPYTSINDLSPPASYPFFYRVEEVLTEL; this is encoded by the coding sequence ATGACAACGATTGCAAGCACACTGTTGCTGAGTATGTTCGTGGTTGCACCATGGGCAATGGCTTCTGAGATCCATGTTTCTCCAACTGGAGATGACAGCAACCAGGGTGGAGCTGAAGCGATGCTCCGGACGATCAGCGAGGCGTCGCAGCGAGCGCAACCCGGAGATGTTATCACGGTGCATGGCGGGGTATACCGGGAGAGGATTGCACCGCCACGGGGCGGAACCAGCGCAGATGAGCGGATTGTTTATCGGGCGGCCCCCGGGGAAGAAGTGGTGATCAAGGGATCGGAGCCCGTGAGCGGCTGGACGCATGTTTCCGATGATACCTGGAGCGTGACCTTACCTAACCATTTTTTCGGCGAATTGAACCCGTTCAATAACGTAATCATTGGTGATTGGTTCACGAATAAAAACCGGACTCATCATACGGGTGCAGTTTATCTCAACGGACACTGGCTCACTGAAACGACAAGCAGACAAAATGTCTTGCAGCCAGCTGGCAGCAGTCCGCTCTGGTTTGCCGAAGTTGAGGGTGGCGGATATTTGATGAACCTCAACTGGTTTCAGCCCTATGCCGGCGAACAACCCGGTGTGGAGGTTGATGCGTTTTCCTTTGACCATGACCTCGGTATTGTAGGAGCTCCTGCCTCCGAAGGCGGTGACTGCCTTGGTTTTGTTGAAGACGGTGATTGGGCGCGTTATGAGCAAATTGATTTCGGTGTCAACGCCGACAGCATCCGGTTTCGTATATCATCGGCGCAAGCCGGTTGCATTGAGATCCGCCTTGATTCCCGTGATGGTCAGGTTCTTGGAACTTGCCAGGTTCCCGCCACCGGCGGGTTCACCAAGTGGCAGACACTGACCGCTGCAATTACTCCTACGAGTGGGTTGCAGAAAGTATGTTTGGTCTTCCGTTCCGAAAACTGGGAGACCGCTACAACCACTATCTGGGCCCAGTTCCCGGGAGTTAACCCCAATAAAGAAACCGTGGAGGTCAACAGCCGCCAAACCGTCTTTTATCCTAAAGAAACCGGCATCAACTACATCACCGTGCAGGGCTTCATTCTTGAACAAGCCGCTACCCCATGGGCACCACCGTCCGCCGAGCAAATAGCTCTGATTGGCCCGAACTGGAGCAAAGGCTGGATCATCAAAGACAACACCATCCGCTATTCAACCTGTGCCGGACTCTCCATCGGCAAATACGGCGACCGATGGGACAACCGCTGCACCCAGTCAGGGAACTACGCACAAAATTTTGTCGGCTATATATCCCGCTGCATTGACTCCGGTTGGAGCAAAGACACCATCGGAGGTCACCTCATTGAAAACAACCACATCTACCACTGTGAACAAGTTGGGATTGTCGGTTGCATGGGCGGGGTATTCTGTACCATCCGGGGAAACCTCATCCATGACATCTACCAGCGTAGATTGTTTGCCGGAGCGGAGATGGCCTGCATCAAACTACACGGATCCATCGACAGCGTCATTGCCAATAATCACATCTTCGGCGGCAACTTCGGGCTGTGGCTGGATTGGATGACGCAAGGGACTCGCGTCACGAAAAACATCCTCCGTCAAAATGACACCGACTTGTTTTTAGAGGTCAATCACGGGCCAGCACTCATTGACCACAACTTCTTTTTATCACCCAAATCAGTCTACGATCGATCCGAAGCGATGGCCTACACCCATAACGTGATCGCGGGGACGTTTCGTTTCCAACCGGATACGAATAGACAAACCCCTTACTTCTTGCCGCATTCCACATCGCTTGAAGCCTACGTCAACATTCCAGGTGGAGATGACCGTTTCTACAATAATATTTTCATTGGGCCATCGGCAAGCCTTAGCCCATATAATGTGACGGCAAAACCCGTATCCATGGGTGGCAATGTCTTCCTCAATGGAGCCGTTGCCTCATCCATAGAAGACAATCCTCTCATCCAAGCCGATGTAAACCCGAATGTTCAAATCACGGCCCAAGACGATGGCTACTACATTACAATGGCAGTGGACTTAGCGTGGGTTACCCAGCGAAACCGAGCACTCATCACTTCAGAGTTGCTTGGACAAGGAGCCTTGACCAAACAACGCTTCGACCAATTCGATGGATCGAATTACCGACTCGACACCGATTTCCCAGGCAAACCGAGAGACACAGCCAATCCTTCTCCTGGAGCTTTTGCCATTTCAGAAAGTGGGAAAGTAAAAATCAAAGTATCCTCCCTGCTTGCTCCTGAAGATGCCCCCAAACCTCCAACCCTCCCCCCGGGACACCCTCAGACTCTATTTCACGAGGACTTCGATGATGGGAGTCCCGAACCCCATTTCTATGAGGGTGATGGCTACGGTTCCCCCTCCACTTCGTTCACAGACTCTTTTACGATCACCTCCCAAGAAAGTAGTCGAATCTACCTTGGCAGCTACAAAACCAATTTTCACGAACAAAGCTTTGTTTTTGAAGCTTCTGTGAGCATTCCCAACACGACAAGCCCGTGGTCTGCAACGTTTTTCGGCATGGGAACCCCCCAAGCCCTAAGCAGCTATTATGGTGAACCAATAACAGGAAGCCATGCTCTCCTGGTCTTGCGCAATGACGCCAACAGAATTGAAAGCCGTAAAAACAGCACATCTGCCAATCAAATTAACTCAGTCGGTAACCTAGCAGGCAACACTCACCGACTAAGAATGATCTGGGACAAAAACAGCCATGACGCCACCTTTGAAATCGACCTTCTCCATGACGGCTCGATCGATGAGTCCTTTACTCTCAACTTTGAAGACGACGGATTCAATGACAGCCATACCCAATTGATTCTGGGAGGAGGCAACGGCCTTATCTTTGACAACATCACCGTCACACAATTCAAACTCCCTTTCAAAATATCAGGAATCTCGCATAACGGTTCATCCATACAACTGGACCTTGACGGACTTGACACGGACAAAACCTATATCCTAACGCGTTCAAGCGATCTTCAAGATGGGTTTCCTGTCACCATCGGCCCTCCGTTCACTCCAGACCAACCTTACACGTCGATTAACGATCTCTCACCTCCTGCAAGCTATCCGTTTTTTTATCGGGTCGAAGAAGTCCTCACTGAATTGTAA
- a CDS encoding FecR domain-containing protein: MESNKYTDQDIHRLIEDVHECIATDKQRDAFYVLMRESPEVRQAYWQHVNLTLALEQEAGGGVKQSHLTTVMGSAQKRNKRTVISLICAAAALVVFSLFARFIFFVDEARYAVYTLSEGGVCTIEQGKEHANQRMITENSKVLLETGEFVVTLPNQTKLYVYSPASLQISSFDHIDVDYGEVWAKSSSGGEESIRISCRGFDIDDVGTQFGVLAQPSQPIEVHLVEGEVNIRHEHKKVLALAEPEGVAFSDDGSYRKIPLNAGPFTTASEVVNIDFASPTRNHRTRRGEVYWNQLVTAEKWPRKEWGRTPFSKKQWPLVELKNSRGELSSVGVILIPSKKASNYSSFSQHQPSLRLGDPLLDDYIHMKKVGEGHENIYSQIVLTGLKPDVKYKLKVFSTTTSLPDDRKDAGYHDTDIRMTSRARTEVQNSKGKKYVLFEGIQPLDHPRYGPVLMLDWGWLHRPTDQKIDWTLINGLTLEEQ; this comes from the coding sequence ATGGAGTCGAATAAGTATACAGATCAAGATATTCACAGGTTGATTGAGGACGTTCACGAGTGCATAGCGACGGATAAGCAAAGGGATGCATTTTATGTGTTGATGCGGGAATCACCGGAGGTGCGGCAAGCTTATTGGCAACATGTCAATTTGACTCTGGCACTTGAGCAGGAAGCTGGTGGGGGCGTGAAACAGAGTCATCTTACGACTGTGATGGGTAGCGCTCAGAAGCGTAACAAGAGAACAGTTATCAGCCTGATCTGTGCGGCTGCGGCTCTCGTTGTCTTTTCCTTGTTTGCTCGTTTTATCTTCTTTGTCGATGAGGCGCGTTATGCGGTGTATACCTTGTCAGAGGGGGGCGTGTGTACGATTGAGCAAGGAAAAGAGCATGCCAATCAGAGAATGATAACAGAAAATTCGAAGGTGTTGTTGGAAACGGGTGAATTCGTTGTGACCTTGCCGAATCAGACAAAGCTGTATGTCTATTCCCCTGCGTCTTTGCAAATTTCTTCTTTTGATCACATTGATGTGGACTACGGCGAAGTCTGGGCCAAATCATCGTCTGGGGGAGAGGAGAGTATTCGGATTTCTTGCCGTGGGTTTGATATCGATGATGTGGGGACCCAATTCGGAGTGCTTGCCCAACCCTCGCAACCCATTGAAGTTCACCTTGTCGAGGGTGAGGTGAATATCCGTCATGAACACAAGAAGGTATTGGCTCTGGCTGAGCCTGAAGGTGTCGCTTTTTCAGATGACGGGAGTTATCGAAAAATTCCGCTGAATGCTGGTCCCTTTACAACAGCTAGTGAGGTGGTCAACATCGACTTTGCTTCGCCTACTCGGAATCACCGGACGAGAAGGGGAGAGGTGTATTGGAATCAACTTGTAACGGCCGAAAAATGGCCCAGAAAAGAATGGGGAAGGACGCCTTTCAGTAAAAAGCAATGGCCGCTTGTCGAGCTGAAGAACTCTCGGGGTGAATTATCATCTGTGGGGGTGATTCTCATCCCCAGTAAAAAAGCGAGCAACTACAGCAGCTTTTCCCAGCATCAGCCATCTTTGAGGTTAGGTGACCCTTTGCTGGATGACTATATCCATATGAAAAAAGTTGGAGAAGGGCATGAAAACATTTATTCGCAGATCGTTTTGACAGGACTGAAGCCAGATGTGAAATATAAGCTCAAAGTTTTTTCAACCACGACCTCCCTTCCAGATGATCGCAAAGATGCAGGTTACCATGATACGGATATACGTATGACGAGTAGGGCACGGACGGAGGTTCAAAATTCGAAAGGTAAAAAATATGTCCTGTTTGAAGGGATACAGCCCTTGGATCATCCTCGTTACGGCCCGGTTCTGATGCTCGATTGGGGGTGGTTGCATCGACCGACAGATCAGAAGATCGACTGGACGCTTATCAACGGGTTGACATTGGAAGAACAATGA
- a CDS encoding sigma-70 family RNA polymerase sigma factor, with amino-acid sequence MSVGGRDHLNQTGFVELLEGSQSVIRGRVIALLPGVRDADDVIQEVNLVAWKKRKSYSPGTNFQAWIHTIIRYEVLRYWRDVRRSKEFAYPEDFLIMLLEESTVEITNEGLDQRYAHLKPCLSALKDEDRLLILQRYARSMSVGKLSEKIKRNPNSLRVSLHRIRSVLRRCMGKRRAQN; translated from the coding sequence GTGAGCGTTGGAGGGAGAGATCATTTAAATCAGACTGGGTTTGTTGAGCTGCTTGAAGGCTCGCAAAGCGTCATAAGGGGGCGAGTGATCGCGTTGCTTCCCGGTGTGAGAGATGCTGATGATGTGATTCAGGAAGTGAATCTAGTGGCATGGAAGAAGCGTAAATCATACTCCCCGGGAACCAATTTTCAGGCATGGATTCATACGATTATTCGTTATGAGGTGCTTCGTTATTGGAGGGATGTTCGCCGTTCCAAAGAGTTTGCTTATCCTGAGGATTTTTTGATTATGCTCTTGGAAGAATCCACCGTTGAAATTACGAATGAAGGCTTGGATCAAAGGTATGCTCATTTGAAACCGTGCCTTAGCGCACTCAAGGATGAAGATCGGCTACTCATTTTGCAGCGCTACGCTCGTTCGATGAGTGTGGGGAAACTGTCGGAAAAGATTAAGCGTAACCCCAACAGCCTGCGGGTGTCATTGCACCGTATACGTTCGGTATTGCGACGGTGTATGGGTAAACGTAGGGCGCAGAATTAA